TGCTCCTTCAGTCTGGGtaaccacaacaacacagactccttccttccttctctccctgttAGTGAGTCGTGGTTGACTGGCTGTCCGGTGAGTTTTATTGGACCACGCTGggacacactcgcacacatggCTGACAAACAGCACGTGTCCCAGATAAAGTCATGCTGACCGGGCCGAGTGCTAATGAAGCAAGGCAGCTTCCAGCAGCTTCCTGACCTCTGAGCGCCGCGGAGCTCTGGTTGGAGGAGACATTTGTGGACAGACTGGAGGCCTCTTTGGGGGCAGCAGGTTCATTACAGCCCACTACATCCTGATGATTCGAGACCTTTAACAGCAccagtttgtcctgaggggggCGCTACAGGAAAGTCTAatgggttcatcctctggggagcaggaaTGTGGTCAATAGGGGGCTTCATAGGTCCACTTGGTCCCTAGTATCTAAAACCTGACCCAGGACCCCAGTCGGACCAGGTCCAAATTAGATTGACTGATTTCACTCGCAAGACGTCAAACAtgtctgacatcagacagtAATATGTGACAACCAGGTCTGGTTGGGTCCTGTAGTGTTGCTGCCGGTCTCAGGTCTGTGCGTTTTAGTAGCTGAGTGGACTCTCTTTTTGATGACATggtgcatcatcatcatcatcatgatccCAGGAGGAAGATGAGTCTTGAGCAGGAGAAACGAcacatgctgctgctctgcaggtTCTGTTCAGGTCCACTGCGTCTTGGATCAGGTTTTATTGTCCTCAGGTTTATTCAGATTGGGTCTCTTGTTTGTTCTCCAGGCCACGCCCCCTTACACCTGTGATTCTGGAGCAACAGATCACCTGaccagtgttattattattattattattattattagagcaCACCGGAGGTCAAACCCTCTGATTCATATTTGTACGCGTCCCCACACACATCAGTATGACGTCACCGTCTGTATTGACTTCAGTATGGTGCTGCGTTCAGTGACAACATCAGGACCAACTGACGACTGGAGTCTGACTGAAACATCatcactgacacagaaacacccTCGTCAGGTTTATTAAACTCTCAAATGTTTGGACCCTTTAAGACACGTCGGCTTCAACGATGTTTAAGaccgtttgtgtttgtgttgcagcagtGGAGTGGACCCCCCCCTCCGCTCGGCTCTGGCCGCCGGCCTTCCTGCCGTTCTGCTTCAGTCTGGGGACGATGGGGGGAGCTCCGCTGGCGTGGCTCAGCCCCACCTGGAGACAGCTGCACCTGTCGCTGGCTCTGCCTCAGCTCGTCTGTCTGCCGCTCTACTTGTAGGTGCACACGCCCTTCTACCTGTCCCGAAAAGGTGTCGAGCCAGCTAACCGCTAACGGCTTCgaggtgtttttctttctgtctttcaagtTCGATCCCAGAGTCTCCCAGCTGGCTGCTGTTGAAAAGGAGGACGGATGTTCTGGACCGTTACTGTAGCAACAGCCCTGCAGATAAGCAGTGTCTGGACctggtaaacacacaaacactgtttcagTTAAAGTCTGTGATatacgtcttcagtaggaaccaatgggctgtgagctgagagccacagacaggaagtgagacaggactgagagacggactgacaggttgctggtttcagtctttttatgggattggttgacaataagaaaatgttaaaatattctgtttatattctgggtttgaatgtgtgtgtgtgtgtagctgttgGACTCGGCCTGGTCTGACCTGCAGAAAGCCACCGAGGCTCAGAATGAGCAGCCTCCTGGAGGCCACGCCCCCAGTGACATCATCCACCTCAGACACCCGACGGTCCTGCTGCGGCTGTTTATCATGAGCTACCTGAGGTACCACGGCAACAGCCTGCGCCGTGTTTCAACAggtaaatgaaaagaaaacgaGACGACTCCAGATGTGTaacctgtctgtcctcctgtctcgCAGCGCCGCGTCAGCAATGACGTACTTCGGCATCTCTATGAACATCGGCTCGTTTGGTGTCGGCGTCTACTCCGCCCAGTTCTTCTCCGGCCTATCAGAAGCTCCCTGTCTGCTCGTCCCACTGGCTCGCCTGGGACGCCGGCCAATCAGCATGCTCGCTCTGTTCCTGAGCGGAGTGGCCTGCTTCCTGTCGTTACTGCTGTCCAGATACAACGGTGAAACATCTGAGCTTCTGAGCGACCAGCAGAGTCATGATACTCTATATGTTACGTAGCGTTGTTGTACTGTAGTAGCTAGTTTAATTGTAGTTatgctaataacattaacttCAGgctaatgtttttaaatgttttgataacATTAGCATGCAAAAAACATGTCgcaaatgtttgtattaatataacattaacatgctaAAGTATTGACTACGGGCTAATGTTTGTATTAATGTAGCATTAACATGGCAAAAATATGAACTACAAGCTAATGTTTTAAGAACACTAGCTTGCTAGAAACGTGAACCACGAGGTTTCAGGGCGTACAGTTGTGTATCGTCAGCATAAAGTTTCTACTCGTGCTTTAGTCTAATGTTTATAAACATGATTATaatattagcattagcacaTTAATCCACTCCTGGTAATGGATGTTCTGTCTGCCCACAAAGCTCTGGACTGGACCCTACTGATCTGTAATCAGGTCATTTATCGTGTGTGCAGGTGAGCCGGTGCTGGTGATGAGTCTGGCTCTGCTGGGGAAACTCTGCATCCTGGCTGCCATCTTCATCTCCGTCCTGTACAGCATTGAGCTGTTCCCCACGGTGGTCAGGTACAagctaacacacactcacaggtttACCAGCTTAGATATGATGTTAACCACGTCTTTGTCGTCCAGACAGCGCTGTGTGTCCCTGGTCAACTTGTTTTTTCGGCTCGGCTGTCTGGTCAACTCCCTCGTCCCCTCCAATCCAAACGGAGCGATCTCATTGGCTGCCATGGTTGTGTACAGCAGTGGACCAATCGTAGGCTGCGGCCTGTGCCTGCTGCTGCCGGAGACCAGCGGCGTCCCACTTCCTGATTCGGTGGAGGACTGTGACAGGCAGCCTCAGCCCCGCCCACCCAGCATGGGCGCCCTCTGCAGGACATGGTGAGGCCTTTATTAGAGGCATTATcccatatatatttatatatatcgatatatatatatagatatatatttcaGCTTTTAGTAGGAAGCTTCCCTGTGTTACTTTGCTCTTGTTTCAATTCAGCATAATgtttccacagcactaattcaCCAGTGCAACAACAGAGTCATGTTAATATTTAAAGAGTATGAAGCAACTAAATGGAGCTTTTCAGTCAACATCGTCTCCTGTGAATTacttttatattcatatatatgaaGTTACCAGAGGTAGATAGTTACAGGTTTCTTTCAAGGACGGTTGTAACTATCAATCACAATGctcttctgtttctttaacATATCAAAGTAAAGTTCAAAGGTTTCTCTCTGAGGCTTCAACCTACAAACTCAAAACTATTGTGCAAGAACACGCAGCTACTGATCAAACTGCTCAAGTTAGTTTTGCCAGATTTTCAGTCACGTTTTTTAACACTGAACCAGAAAGTCACAAATTCAGGAACTAAAGATCAACTACTGAACATTTAATATCTTTGCAAGAAAGGAAATAagtgacacaacacacacattaacagctGCAAAGTGAATCATTGTGTTgatttatggtgtgtgtgttttcaggaagcTGGTGAGCAGCCAAACCAAGAAAACAGAGATCCTCCCTGCAGAGaaagacgacacacacacaggactgatatgaacacacacacacagtctgagtCTTAGTTTGTTTGAACTTTAATGAACAGCTTTAGgtcttctttgtgtttagttctGATTTTAAATTAAAGACTAAAAACCTGAAGGAGCTCGAGGCGATCAGTCCGAGACCTGATGTGTCTTATattctcttgttgttgttgttgttgttgttgttgtcactttgttctgttttcatcactgtgaaaataaactgaactgaaccagTTCTCCTCCTGGTCATCATTGGTCAGAGTTCAAGTATTCATATACTATACTTAGTAATACCACAAAGTAAAcatacttcattacaagtaaaagtctacTGAAGTCAAAGTGTAAATATTAtgactacagccatgctagcagctcagctgagctaaatgctaacattagcatgctaacatttgctaattagacacaaagtacagttgagatatttcagtctaaacCACagatgtcaacctgctggtggcgctagagggacCATCAGAGGATTCATCCGGAATTATTGGTCCTGGTGAAGTTATTGGAGGGAGTGTTTACTTCAGAGTCGTCTCTTTTTAGGTTTTGAacagtaaaatcttaatctgaaaagtaacttaagctctcagataaatgtagtcgagtaaaaagtacagtatttgacatGTGTTAAGTAGCAAAGTATAAATACCTCAAACTGTTCTCAAGTACTGTTCTTGAGTAAAGTCTGaaacacattactgtgtttttggttctgggaaaatatgaatacaagtaatttaatgtgtatttaaagcTTTTTAGAgcagtttttactgtaaatctgaatgagaaaaaaatagttttcaatTCAATTACATAAATGCATAAAGATGCAACATGTCAGTCATTTAATTCCTGCAGTTGCAGCGCTCTCTGCAGGACAAATAAGGAACTGCAGCCTTTAAAATCATAAAACCAGGTGAAAGTATCACATATACGTGTCTAACacactttatttcattattttacagatttaaatgtttatcaCATAGAGGTGACACCTGGAAACCGCTTTGAATAGAAAAACCCACTTTAGGTTTGGTCTGGTTCAAGTGTCGACAAAAATGATCAGAAATACAAGCAAAGCTTTTAGAAATTagatttatttcaatttcaatgtAAAACACCACATGATTATTTTAATCAACCTAACAGAATAGACCTGCTATCATCttaaaaaactataaaacagaTACAATAATTCACTCCAAATACATCCTGTGGGGAAAGTAACAGATCCCAGAAGCTTTTAAATACTGTTTGATACGAACACAGTGAAGAAAACTCAAATCTCTGTCTGGAAGTTTTGCCTCTAAAACTCAGTTTgaaaagtgcttttattttaaagtattttagtgaaaatgaaaaactttttATTTGGCATAAAACgaacatttgtattttctcatatttccttttgttttattttgggtaAAAGGTTGTAGTTACCTGACCGTCACCATCACCTCCACAATAACcagttaaataaacacaaacaaacaaacatcaccaTCTAAACAAAGTGCCAAGGCGTCAGCTGGTGTCGAGATGTCCGATGCTCCAAAGTTCCCTGAACTCAACACTGAACACGTGCcgaaaatattaattaattatttttgaaCCAGGTAAAGTTTCAAATTCATTTGTTGGCAGCTC
This genomic window from Enoplosus armatus isolate fEnoArm2 chromosome 24, fEnoArm2.hap1, whole genome shotgun sequence contains:
- the LOC139306872 gene encoding solute carrier family 22 member 13, producing the protein MSPLQLSVYWRLSLVFFFTSFLFFLDIFTAAVVAASCHHGNGTGADTSPGTLPPTAENNQSRPGEGSESEADWRTESGNRDSVCGWTDWLSYGQTFYMVGLLLGSLVGGAISDRYGKRPVLLVCVCVHAVCGLVPAVLPQALLFLAVRCLTGVCCCCINICSFSLAVEWTPPSARLWPPAFLPFCFSLGTMGGAPLAWLSPTWRQLHLSLALPQLVCLPLYFSIPESPSWLLLKRRTDVLDRYCSNSPADKQCLDLLLDSAWSDLQKATEAQNEQPPGGHAPSDIIHLRHPTVLLRLFIMSYLSAASAMTYFGISMNIGSFGVGVYSAQFFSGLSEAPCLLVPLARLGRRPISMLALFLSGVACFLSLLLSRYNGEPVLVMSLALLGKLCILAAIFISVLYSIELFPTVVRQRCVSLVNLFFRLGCLVNSLVPSNPNGAISLAAMVVYSSGPIVGCGLCLLLPETSGVPLPDSVEDCDRQPQPRPPSMGALCRTWKLVSSQTKKTEILPAEKDDTHTGLI